ACGAATGTTCATCTCATGAAGGTCCAATCGTGCGTTCAGCCTGTCCCTCATCTTCCTAGGCATATTGAGCAGCAATCCAACCAAACTCTCACATACATTCTTTTCTACATACATAAGATCAATGAAATGACGAACCTCAAGGTCTTTCCAATGTGGTACCCgcaaaaatattgatttttttcttccctatACCCTGGTCCTTTGTCTTACcatgctttcttttctttccaaacTCATTAGTTGTGTCCTTCACCATGTTGTGGACCTCTTCTCCTGACAAATCCCTGGGAGCAGATTGAAGTTCCCTCTTCccattgaaaattttcttctttcttctaaaTACGTGACATAGAGGGAGCCACATCCGATGACCCATGTAGACCATCTTTCATGATTTCTTCAGCCACCGGCTCTGTGTATGTTCCATGCAATCTGAGCAAGCCTTCTTTCCTTTCACAGTTTGTCCAGAAAGATTACCGAGCGCAGGGTAGTCATTAATGGTGTCGAACAAAAGAACTCTTAGATTGAAGTTCTCCTGACTATATGCATCCCATGTTTCCACGCCTTCTTTCCAAAGAATCTCAAGATCATCGACAACAGGCTCCAAGAACACGTTAATATCATTGTCGGGTTGCTTCGGATCTTAGATTAACAAGcacaacataatatattttcttttaaagcaTAACCATGGAGGGAGGTTATAGTTTGCAATAAGAACTGGCCAAGTGCTGTGCGAACTGCTCATGTCTCCAAGAGGATTCATGCCATCCGTACACAAAACTATCCTCACGTTTCTAGGGTCGGCAGCAAAGTCTTTGTGCTTTCGATCGACATTCCTCCATTGCATGGAATTAGCTGGGTGTCTAAGTAATCCGTCATTCCTTCTCTCTGTGGCATGCCAACGTATTATCTCTGCTTCCTTGGGGTTGGAAAACATTCGCTTGAAACGATCAGCGATGGGTAGATACCACACAACCTTCGCTGGCCCACCCCGCTTTGACTTCTTTCCCTCCGACGcacttttctttctcttgtaCCGAGATGCCTGGCAGACAGGACAGGCATCTAAGTCCGTGTATTGCTTGTAGTACAATACGCAGTCATTTGACAAGTGTGAATTCTACGAACCTCTAACCCCAAGGGACATAGAACCTGCTTTGCTTCATATGTCGTCTCGGGCAATGTGTTCTCTTAAGCATCGCTCAATATTCCCAGTAGTTCAATAAAACTCTTGTCGGTCTATCCACTACTAGTTTTCAGCTTCATTAGCTCTAAGGCAGCTGACAATTTGGCATGTTTTGGTTTGCATCGGGCGTACAGAGGTGTCGCCGAGTCACTAACCAATTGTTGAACTTCATAGAATCTCTCTCGTGGTATGCTGGGTACTCAACGTCACGTAACATGTCTTGCAACAGATCTGGTTCAACATCAACCATTTCACCACCCAATGAAGACGGTATAAACATATCACGCTCGTCTTTATCTGCATCTTCATGATTGTCTACACCACTATTGTGGGGAACGGCACCACTTCCTGATTATTGCTCTCCGTGCTTCACCCAACGTGTGTATCCCTTCATGAATCCCTGACGTATCAAGTGAGAGTATATGCCCACTCTGCTTTCAAACTTAGACTCATTCTTGCGATCGCTACATGGACACCACATGTatttgttgtttcttcttttcctatcCTCCTCCACAGCGTTCAAAAAACTTAATACACCATCTCTGTACTCCTTGCAATGCCGCTTCAAATTAGTCGCATACATCAAACTTCGAACCATTgctaaaaaagcaaaatattagttaatatttatttgcatgCTTGAATTTATAAAGTGCTTATAATTAAACAAGGTATTAGTTACCCTTTATACTTACTTTATGAATTTCAGACTCTCTTTAGAAAACAATTACAAAAATTCGCCCCCTTACACCTCCCACCAAAATTGTGAACAGTGGGATAACCTCAGACAGTAGCCGGGTCGAGTATTTATAGAGTGCAAATAATTATCTCAACCAGGCCAAATTCCGAGATCTCTTACGGGCCACCgattatctcaatcgggcgcAGCAAAGCAAAGGAGACCATCATTGATAGAAACCATCAGTGATGGGTGCAAAGTCATCTCAATCGAGCATTCTCTtgggcccgtcagagatgatggtcatctgtgacgggcctgGTAACTTGGCCCGATTGACATGACTTGCACAATCTCAATCGGCGCGTACATTTGTGCCCGTTAGAGATAAgtatcatctctgacgggctctAACCATACGCACCTAGCTTACGGCTGTGCGATTACTTCTACAACGGGCTTATtttaggcccgattgagatgctTATGTTCTGACGGCCCAAGTAATCCAGGCATGTTTTGGGCCATCACAGATGAGAGGATCTGTAATCATGCTAGTCATGCTAGACAAGAGTTCAATGGTGGTTCCCATCCTCATCCTCATAGTGGAACGTGAGGCGGTCAATGGTGTTTATGCTCCGAATTGTCACAGACTTGAGTTTCTTCGGTGTCACCTAGATGTCATGCATGTTTCTACTGCTGACACCCCACATTCCGATCTTAACAACTCCTTTCTTCTCCACACAcacagtgaaaaataaaatggtgcCATTAGTTAACaacaaaagattatatatacaGAGCTTATATAAGTTATGTCAGGACATCCACAAAGCCATATATATCAAGatattttattgaaatatattttcttgattttacCTCCTGTCTATGATATTATAACTCACTTTAGCTTTATCCTAAATTAAATCTgttcaagtttataaaaaatgtaatacattttaaaacaaaataaatatattataaaaataaatttaacgaTGAAATTGATAgaactaatttggtgttttAGATGttagtataattttatataaacttgCCCAAACATGAATAGATTTGATTTACAACAATTTCAAAGTAACAtctatactactccctccgtacctaaatatttaaagttattgacttttttatatatatttgactattcgtcttattcaaaaacttgacataattatcaattatttttatgtcattttatttattgttaaatatacttttatgcatatatatagctttatatattttacaaaacagTTTGAATAAAAGGAATGGTGAAATATGTGTGAAAAAGAAGTCAACAGtgtaaaatatttagggacagaggAAGTATGAAATAGATAGATGTGAAACTTGTCGATGCATGCCTAACTAGTCAAACACTTGTGCAGTCCATGTAGTGTATATCTATACGCAGTTGCTTGAGTAGAAAAAAGTTACAGGTTACCTCCGTTTCTATAAGGAAGCACGGTCACACACATGCTGGGAGGACTGTGCAATTAGAATGCTTCCTTGgagtaaaatagataaaaacttGTCCAAGCCGGTCAAGTTCAAACTAATTAAACCAATAGAAACCATAACAATTTTAAgaattcacatatatatatatatatatactcgcATGGTATTAATCACTACCAAAATCCAGAATTTTCATGTGGGTGATGAATTTTTATGAGGGGCGAAACTGACCTGCCATGgaaattgtatttttgtggGAGGGAATCATAACCGCcaagaaaatagtaaattatctTGTCGAGTCCTTTGCACCGCcacgataatttttttttaatttcattgcACCACCAGGAAAACCAATGCATGAACCCAAATTTTAGCTGGTGCTCACATGCGCGCGATTTGCTCCCGCTCTAGCAAAAAAGAAGCGcgaattgaaaaaaaaacgcgCGAGAAGACAAAAATATAGGCATGGCCGTGTGTCTCCGTGCACCAAAAGCAAACCAAAAGAAAGcatcacctctctctctcgtcctctctttctcctctctaCTCACTGTCTTAAATCCACCCCCAAATCTTCTTCGCACCTGCTTGCTTCCACCAGAGCTGGCTCTCTCCTACTAATGAAGATGAGTTTCTCGCCGGGGTCGCAGCGAAGGGAGGGGCGGTGAAGGGTGTGGTCTACATCTGAGACCAACACATACACCAGATCTGTTTCTCCTTAAGACAACTTTTGCTTACATCAATGgcagatttttcttttgtacctcgTGAGGAGATGAATCTATTCCATGGGGTCTTGATTTTGGTCTTGTTAATGGCTAGTGCTTTAGTATTTGAGTTCAGATTTTGGGTATAGCTGAGCAACGAGTAGAGAAAGCAAAGGGGCAAGAGGAATACTAcgatctgattttttttttgcttccaattttttcaaggatgaataGTGGATTTGAGCTCTGAGACTTGGTGACAAACTGCCTGCCTCTCCGTCCAACAAGCTACACATATCTCATCCAAGACAGTGGTAAGTATTTGTGTTTcccattttattattaaaatacaatagGTTCTCATGAGTTGATAATCCATTCTCCCTTCACAAGTTTTTATTCCTCCGTAGTTATTTTGTGCTAGAATCTGTAGCCCGCAATGAATTATCTATATTTGTGCTAGCTGCAAATTGATATGCAAATGTGTGCCTTCATAGATAGGTTGAGGCGCTGAGCTTAGAACATAGTTTTTTCAGGTGAACCCATATTTTTGCGTGGACTTATTGTTGCTTGTTTtggaaaaatagaaataagtGCCAGCTAGAAAGCAACCAGTCTTTGGAACCATCGTGTGGTATTGACCATCCCAGAGACAAACACTAACCTTTGGCagggtaaataaaatattacatgTACTAACATTCGGGATggttataataataataaatatgagaATTACACGGTCATATAGCGTTGCATACTTCATGGTATCTTTCCATACCATCAAATACCtgttaagataaaatttgttaTTATGCTCGcatttttaatacaaataattcACATGTTATGTTATGAATTAGAATGTATATGTTCTATAAGCTGCACAAAAGTAATTGGTTTGGTTTGTAAGTATCGCAAGTATTTAATATGTAGTATTGTATTTCCCTACATTTTTTCCTAGCTATATTTGGTCGATACTGGTAGCAAATCATTGTTAAACTGAAATTTTTATGCtgcttatttttctaaaacagaATAATTAAATGGCAAACCGTGACTGGATGTACAATGGTTGGTCACGTGGGAAAGCTCCCTCTAATGATTGGATTGAAAACACAAACCATTTCTTAGATCGTGCATTTTCTATGCCTAATCTGGTTGAAGATGGTACTATTAAGTGTCCATGTGCCCTGTGTCGAAACTATGTTACGCAAAAAAGGTTTGATGTGGAGATgcatttatgtaaatatgggTTTAGGGTTGACTACAGAGTATGGACATCACATGGGGAGGAAGCTATCAATAGTCAGGCTGAAGATAGTAGTCAAGAGAGTGTTGATGAAATTGATCACATGGCTGATATGCTGCTTGATCTAGGTGGTGACTGTCCACCATCAATTGATGAGGAGCCAACGGCATCTGCTCAGGCTTTCTATAGGATGGTTGATAATGCTGATCAACTAGTGCATGAGAACACAACACACTCATCTCTTTCCGCTGTGGCACGTTTGCTAGCTCTGAAATCACAATACAATATGTCAGTTGCACATTTTGAAGCAAACTTAGAGTTAATCCATGAACTTTTGCCTGTAGACTGTAAGTTGCCCAAGGATTTCTACCAATCAAAGAAACTATTAGAAGGGCTTGGTATGCCATATCTAAAAATTGATGCATGTTATAACAATTGCATGCTTTATTATAAAGAGAATGAAAATAAAGATAGGTGTGACGTTTGTGGTATCTCTCGCTACGAGGAAGGCCAAAGCAAAGTCCCACGTAAAGTCTTGCGGTACCTTCCCATCACAGATAGATTACAAAGGTTATATGCACATGCAAAGACCGCGAAGCAAATGCAGTCTCATAGATGCTCGACATTTGGTAAGATGAGGCATCCTTGTAATGGGGAAGCATGGCAACAGTTTGATAAAGACTTTCCTAACTTTGCTAGTGATCGTAGAAATGTGCGGCTTGCTTTTGCAACTGATGGTTTTACACCTTTTAATCTGAGTGCAGCCCCCTATTCATGTTGGCCAGTTTTTGTTACTCCATTAAATCTTCCACCAAGCTTAATCATGAAGTCAGAATATATGTTTCTTGCCCTCGTAGTTCCTGGTCCTGAACATCCTGGAAAGAAATTGAATGTTTTGATGCAACCTATAGTTGATGAATTAATGAAGCTATGGGATGGGGTTGAAACTTGGGATGCTTCAcagaacaaaaattttacaatgcGTGCAGCCTATCTATGGTCTGTCCATGATTTCCCTGCTTATGGTAACTTTGCTGGATGGAGCACTCATGGTAGATTTGCATGTCCAATATGcttatctaaaagtaaagccTTTCTACTTCATCATGGTCACAAGCCTTGCTGGTTTGATTGCCATAGGCGGTTCTTACCTAGAGACCATGAATTTAGATTTCAAGCAAATGCATCTCGCAAGAACACAATTGTGTTGGATGAGCCTCCAAGGCATTTAACCGGGGAGAAAATTCTGGTAGAAATGAACAGTCATACAACCAATTCAAAAACCTTTGGTAAATTGCATAATTGGACTCATATTAGTTGTTTTTGGCAACTACCATACTTTCATAAATTGTTGTTGCCGCATAATATTGATGTAATGCATAATGAGAAAAATGTAGCTGAAGCTATATGGAATACATGCTTTGACATACCTGATAAGACTAAAGACAATGCTAAAGCAAGGCAAGATCTAGCTGAGATTTGTAACCGTCCATCCTTACATTTGGTGCTAAAGGAAAATGGTAAGTGGCACAAACCACGAGCCCCATTTTGTATTGAGAAGAATGACAAGACAATAATTCTTAAATGGTTTCAAGAGCTCAAGTTTCCCGATGGGTACGCAGCCAACATTAGAAGAGGAGTTAACTTATCGCAGCGAAAAATCTTTGGATTAAAGAGTCATGACTATCACATCTTTATGGAACGCTTGCTTCCCGTTGCATTCCGTGGCTTCCTTCGAGAAGAGACATGGGTGTGTTTGGCTGAGCTTAGTTTTTTCTATAGGCAACTATGTGCCAAAGAATTAAGAAAGGATACCATATGCAATTTAGAAGAGCAAATTGTTGTTCTTTTATGCAAAATGGAGAAGATATTTCCTCCGGGATTCTTCAATCCTATGCAACATCTAATTATTCATCTTCCTCGTGAGGCTCGACTAGGAGGCCCCGTTCAAGCCCGTTGGAACTATCCATATGAGAGGTAAACTTATAGATTGCTGGTTATGCATCAGTCTATAATAATAtcttctaaattattttgttggttTATATAGGAAAATCCAAAGGCTTAGAAAGAAAGTACGAAACAAGGCTCGTGTTGGAGGTTGTATTCTTGAGGCTGAATTAGTTGAGGAGGCCACGAATTATCTATCACTTTATTTTAAACCCACAGCTCGGTCAGTTAGAAACAAGATTCCTCGGTACGATGATGGTGCATGTACCTTTGAAAGTTCATGTAATATTGAAATCTTTAAGTACCCCGGCCGGTGCAGTAGCCCACGAGGTATACGTTCACTCTCAACAGAAGAGTATGAGGCTGCATTCTTATGCATATTGACGAACATGCCAGAGATGGATGGACTCTTCAAGTACTAGCcctcaatctattttttatttttttcatataattttttggtgCCATGCTAATATATTGGTTTTCCTAGAAAATTTGATGAGAAACATTGGAAGAGCAGAATTAAACCAAAGCCTGAACAACTACGAGACTTAAGGTTAAATGGGTGGAAGACTAGTCGTGGAAAGCATGggccaaatttttttgattggTTCAAAGAAGAAGTAATATTTTCTATCACTTTCACATTAAAGTAATGTAGCTTTATGTATACACCTACAACTAACACATCAAACTATATTTTGGTTGCAGTGCATGGTAACATCTAGCATTGATATTGCCTTACATCAAATATCTTATGGATTTCGCCAAAGGGTTTCGAGTTATGGGTGCTATGATGTGAATGGATATAGATTTCGGTCAGAGGAGTATGAGAGAACAAGATCTGGATTGACTACTGTTAACACTggtgtttgtgtgtgttgtATTGATGAAAATGATAATGAACTAGAGTACTATGGTGTGATAAAGgacattataaaaataaaatgggagGGAAGTTTGCAGCTAGAGATAGTTCTGTTTGATTGTCAGTGGTTTGATCCAACAGTGAGGGGCACTAGGTGTACTGAAAATCTAGGGCTGGTGGAGATTAAGTGTACCTCTAGGATTTCAGTTTTTGAACCATTTGTCATGGCAAGTCAAGTTAAACAGGTTTATTATGTGCCTTATGCTTGTAAGAACAGATCAGATCTAGCAGACTGGTGGGTTGCATATCAAGTTACTCCGCGTGGTTGTGTACCTCCCCAAGATAATAATGATGATTCAAACTCTCCCGATGGAACTAATGAGGAAGTGTTAGTTTATCAAGAAGACGGACTAGCAGGAACTTTTGTAATTGATTTAGGGGTTGATCTAGATAATATAACTTCAACAATATCAGATGAGATAACTAATCCTAAGGACTTGGAATTTCTATCTAAACTGAATATCGAAGCTGAATGTGAAGCTAATATGGATGACGATGAAATAtatgaagaagatgaagaggATATTGATGAGGATCAGCATGAACATCCACCTCATAATATTCAAGATCCAACTTTTGATCCAAATGATTTTTGATttccatttatttatattgtagTCCTACTTGGAATTTATTGGACATCACTTGTTACTAGTTACAACTCAAGCAAAAGTCTTGTTGAATGAGTCCATCTTTATATTTGTTAATGGTTTCATTTACATGTGTGTACTACGTGCTATTCTATATTAGTTTATGCATATCTTTATTTGCATTTGTTCCTGTACTTGGTTATGTGTTCCTgaagttaaaatattttcattttttacttgAAATTTGCAATGAACTTAACATTATTTTGAATTGCAGGAGATGCACAGTCTCCGCCATAAAACTCTCATGGGTAAGCAGTGTGTAGCAAATGTGGTGTCAACAGAAAAAGCAGCGGTGATGGTGTTTGTTCTGAAAAGAGCACTGCTATTTGGTGATAGTTCTGAAAGAGTTAGCATTGATGGAGTAAATTCTAAAAGGACTTGTGCTGCTAGTGCTAACTCTAGAAGAGCTGGTGCTGATGATGTTAGCCCCATAATGAATAGTGGTGGTAATAGCTCCAGCCAATGCAATGCAAACTCAAGTGGTGTTCATAGTAAGGGGGCTTGTGGAAATCctaaaaaaagagggagagggaaaatGTCCAGGACACAACTAAAATTGCCTCCACGTGGTCAGAGGGTTGAGCTGATTCCAAAGGGTGACAGGTAAGAAAATGTTTCTCACTGCAGTACTTCTATCATTTATACCAATAAATTAATGTAGGTCACATTCTCTTCAAGCAAGGTATGCAGTTTAGTGGGAATGTCAATCGTCTATTTGATTAGTACAGCAATCTGACATGTTTGGTTCTATGTCACACAGCCAATTCAGATATGCAAATTATGACCCAAACGGTTTGATGTATGCCTCACAGGTGGGAGCTATTCTTAAACGACAATACCCGAGCATTATCAAAGTGTACAATGATGAAGGTGATATTGTGGATAAACATCCTACTATGTCATGGAATGAtttcttttggaaaaagaATGACAGTGGAGTGTCATATGCTAGACAAGTAAAGCAAGAGTTCTGGGTATTAAAACTTAACTAGCATGTTACATATAAATTCTGCTATTTTGTTGCATACATAACCTTTTCCTTCTGGTACATATGTagagattattttttgttaagcCACAACTTATGAGAGAGGCTGACCAAAATTTGgagaattatttggtgaaaagGGTTACAAATATGATGCACCAAGCCCGTTTGGATGCTGTCAAGTTATATTATGACAAGTTTAAAGGTGAAGACTCTGATGATACTCGTGCACGTACTATAGAACTCACAGGAGCACAATACTTGAAGGCTAAGCTTGACTGGTGTGATAAGGGTGCatgagctctcctctcccacTATTGGACCACGAAAAAGtacaaagaaaagagaaagaaagccCAGGAGTCACGAATGAAATCTGATGATATTGCTCAAAATAGAGGGGGTTCACGAAATTTTGCAGAGACACAACAATACATGGTATGGCATCATTGTACTACTTTCACTTCATTCATTTACCTTTACTATTTACAGTTTCATATGGATAATTGAACTTTGTTGGTCTTATAGGATTTTACTTTTGGTGTTGAAAGGGCCAGCACTTTAAATACTTATGCTGTAATGAAATCTGGAATGAAAAATGTGGATAAAACTGGTTGCAGTGGTCCTATCCCTAGTCAGAAAGCACAAAGAGTCTTGGTATGTCATACATGACTATGGTAtctttattttaaagaaaGATTGCTATATTTCTTATCTTTccatacttttattttaggatgacTACAAAGCGAAAACCCAAAATGAGAACTCACAAGAATTGGATGGAAAGATTTTGTACTCCATTGGAGGAGGCCTGTCCCATGGCCGTGTACCGATAGGCAATGGTGCTGTCAAGAAGGCGGATGTTTTGGCAGCTACTAAATCAAGTATTGTTAGGCCAACCAAGTCTGCTTCCTATCAGTGTGTCATTGAAGAAAACACTAAACTAAAGATCAATGAGATTAACATTGAAGAAAATAGTGTTAACCGTGAGCTTATCATGGTAATAATTGTTTCTTAGCCTCCAACAATGTTCCTGTTCATGCATGTTCATTCAAGTGCCTTTTTATTGCAGAGTATTTTTACTAATCTTGGACAAGAACCACCTGCTACTCTACTAAGTCGTCTAGCGAATATTGATGCACGTCGTCACGAGGTTTGGAcgatgactaatttttttaggctAATGCATTATTTCAGCATTCAGAGGGCATTGCCTTAACCTTGTTTATGTTCATAAGCATGGACTTATTGCTCTGCATAGCCTTATACTGTGTTAATTCACTATATCAGTAGTTCTAAAGCTAGTCACTATTAATAGAGCATATTAAAAACATGCATTTGATTCTCTTCCAGGCAATGGGGTCATCACATTCTGGCTCTGACTTAGATGATGACATGGGTAGTAACGAGGACTTGGGTGATGGTGTTTACAGCGATGAAGACTCGGATGGTGATATGCACACGAATGGTGATATGGGTAACAGTGAGGATGAGCGTGATACTATGCACTGGGATGAGAACTTGGATGTTGAGGTGCACATGACTGATGACGTTGATATTCACAACAATAGCTACAATGGCCTAGGTGGTAAGAACTTCATTGACATAGATCGTGAAAACAACTTCCATGACCTTGATGATTATGACTAAGAAGGCGGCAAGTGAATTCTTGTAATTGGAAGCAACACAATAGCAACTGATGTCAATAGCTCTTAGTGGGATCTATTGTTTTCAGACATCCTTTTGTTGGAGACATAATGTTGTATTATTACCTTATATATGTGGTGCTTAGGAAATGTAGCTTCTAAGTGCAGACCTGTAATGGATTCATGGATCTTTAGTTAATTAACCATGGTTTAACTATTTTAATGTTACATGTttagtaatttttatttgcatgtgTAATTGGGTTAGTTCGATCGGTTAATCCGTGAAATAGTGGTGTACATTAATGTTCTAATCTCTTTTTTCATGGCGGTTCTAACATATTTTCCTTGACGTTTACACCATCACATAAATGGATAAACTTGGCGGTTGCACACTATCACAATAATCAATAAAACTGACGGTT
This is a stretch of genomic DNA from Oryza brachyantha chromosome 1, ObraRS2, whole genome shotgun sequence. It encodes these proteins:
- the LOC102717211 gene encoding uncharacterized protein LOC102717211 isoform X2, translated to MILLKIEGVHEILQRHNNTWASTLNTYAVMKSGMKNVDKTGCSGPIPSQKAQRVLDDYKAKTQNENSQELDGKILYSIGGGLSHGRVPIGNGAVKKADVLAATKSSIVRPTKSASYQCVIEENTKLKINEINIEENSVNRELIMSIFTNLGQEPPATLLSRLANIDARRHEAMGSSHSGSDLDDDMGSNEDLGDGVYSDEDSDGDMHTNGDMGNSEDERDTMHWDENLDVEVHMTDDVDIHNNSYNGLGGKNFIDIDRENNFHDLDDYD
- the LOC102717211 gene encoding uncharacterized protein LOC102717211 isoform X1, translated to MKSDDIAQNRGGSRNFAETQQYMDFTFGVERASTLNTYAVMKSGMKNVDKTGCSGPIPSQKAQRVLDDYKAKTQNENSQELDGKILYSIGGGLSHGRVPIGNGAVKKADVLAATKSSIVRPTKSASYQCVIEENTKLKINEINIEENSVNRELIMSIFTNLGQEPPATLLSRLANIDARRHEAMGSSHSGSDLDDDMGSNEDLGDGVYSDEDSDGDMHTNGDMGNSEDERDTMHWDENLDVEVHMTDDVDIHNNSYNGLGGKNFIDIDRENNFHDLDDYD